One window of Microbacterium sp. 1S1 genomic DNA carries:
- the purB gene encoding adenylosuccinate lyase, whose amino-acid sequence MTFQPSLPPQPLSPLDGRYRTAVTGLADFLSEAGLNRARVEVEVEWLIALTDRSLFETSPLGEADKDRLRALYRDFGQAEIDWLAEKEAVTQHDVKAVEYLVRDRLSALGLDHIAELTHFACTSEDINSASYALTVKRAVEEVWLPALDTVIAKLRELAVEHADAAMLSRTHGQPATPSTMGKELAVFAWRLERVRAQIAGSDYLAKFSGATGTWSAHLAADPDADWPTIAREYIEGLGLGFNPLTTQIESHDWQVELYDRVRHAGGILHNLATDVWTYISLGYFAQIPVAGATGSSTMPHKINPIRFENAEANLEISGALLASLGQTLVTSRLQRDLTDSTTQRNIGVAFGHSLLALDNLRRGLNAISLSRDVLLADLDVNWEVLAEAIQTVIRAEVVAGRSSIQDPYALLKDLTRGHRVGAADLASFVEGLEIGDAAKQRLLALTPATYTGLAERLAR is encoded by the coding sequence CTGACTTTCCAGCCTTCACTCCCGCCGCAGCCCCTGAGCCCCCTCGACGGCCGCTACCGCACCGCCGTGACCGGGCTCGCCGACTTCCTCTCCGAGGCCGGGCTCAACCGCGCCCGGGTCGAGGTGGAGGTCGAGTGGCTCATCGCCCTCACGGACCGCTCGCTGTTCGAGACGTCCCCGCTGGGCGAGGCCGACAAGGACCGTCTGCGCGCGCTCTACCGCGACTTCGGGCAGGCGGAGATCGACTGGCTCGCGGAGAAGGAAGCCGTCACGCAGCACGACGTGAAGGCCGTCGAGTATCTCGTGCGGGACAGGCTGTCGGCGCTCGGCCTCGACCACATCGCCGAGCTCACCCACTTCGCCTGCACGAGCGAGGACATCAACTCCGCGTCCTACGCCCTGACCGTCAAGCGCGCGGTCGAGGAGGTCTGGCTCCCGGCCCTCGACACCGTGATCGCGAAGCTACGCGAACTCGCGGTCGAGCACGCCGACGCCGCGATGCTCTCCCGCACCCACGGCCAGCCCGCGACGCCTTCGACCATGGGCAAGGAACTCGCCGTCTTCGCCTGGCGCCTGGAGCGGGTCCGCGCGCAGATCGCCGGTTCCGACTACCTCGCGAAGTTCTCCGGCGCGACGGGCACCTGGTCCGCCCATCTCGCGGCCGACCCCGACGCCGACTGGCCGACCATCGCCCGCGAGTACATCGAGGGTCTCGGACTCGGGTTCAACCCGCTGACCACGCAGATCGAGTCGCACGACTGGCAGGTGGAGCTCTACGACCGCGTGCGCCATGCCGGTGGCATCCTGCACAACCTCGCCACCGACGTCTGGACCTACATCTCGCTCGGCTACTTCGCGCAGATCCCGGTCGCCGGCGCCACCGGCTCGTCGACCATGCCGCACAAGATCAACCCGATCCGGTTCGAGAACGCCGAAGCCAACCTCGAGATCTCCGGTGCCCTGCTCGCCTCCCTCGGCCAGACGCTGGTGACGAGCCGGCTGCAGCGCGACCTCACCGACTCCACCACGCAGCGCAACATCGGCGTCGCGTTCGGGCACTCGCTGCTCGCCCTCGACAACCTGCGCCGCGGCCTGAACGCGATCTCGCTGTCGCGCGACGTCCTGCTCGCCGACCTCGACGTGAACTGGGAGGTGCTGGCAGAGGCGATCCAGACGGTGATCCGCGCCGAGGTCGTCGCCGGCCGGTCGAGCATCCAGGACCCGTATGCGCTGTTGAAGGACCTCACCCGCGGACACCGGGTGGGTGCCGCCGACCTGGCGTCGTTCGTCGAGGGCCTGGAGATCGGGGACGCGGCCAAGCAGCGACTCCTCGCCCTCACCCCCGCGACCTACACCGGGCTGGCGGAGCGCCTGGCCCGCTGA
- a CDS encoding sulfurtransferase, protein MSHFLSATDLHDLIDEGAAIRIIDVRWRLDRPEAGHSDYLSGHIPGAVFASLDQELSTPGAPTEGRHPLPSRETLEAAARRWGVRQGDAVVAYDDTRGLAAARAWWLLRQAGVDVRVLDGGLRAWTAAGYDLTTDDVVPEMGDVELSTPGQEALSIDEAATFPARGVLLDVRAPERYRGESEPLDPVAGHIPGARNLPTLRHLDEHGRLRDRDSVLATLAEAGIAEDTPVAAYCGSGITAAHTALVLHEVGIPAKVYPGSWSQWSNTPGRPVATGDQPG, encoded by the coding sequence ATGAGTCACTTCCTCAGCGCGACCGACCTCCACGACCTCATCGACGAAGGGGCTGCGATCCGGATCATCGACGTGCGTTGGCGTCTCGATCGACCCGAAGCCGGTCACAGCGACTACCTCTCGGGCCACATCCCCGGCGCGGTGTTCGCTTCGCTGGATCAGGAACTCTCCACGCCGGGGGCTCCGACGGAGGGACGTCATCCGCTCCCGTCCAGGGAGACGCTGGAGGCGGCGGCGCGGCGCTGGGGCGTCCGCCAGGGAGACGCGGTGGTCGCGTACGACGACACGCGGGGGCTCGCGGCGGCTCGCGCCTGGTGGCTGCTTCGTCAGGCGGGGGTCGACGTCCGGGTGCTCGACGGGGGCCTGCGCGCGTGGACAGCGGCCGGATACGACCTGACGACCGACGACGTCGTGCCGGAGATGGGGGATGTCGAGCTCTCCACCCCGGGGCAGGAGGCGCTCTCGATCGACGAGGCGGCGACGTTCCCGGCGCGCGGCGTCCTGCTCGACGTGCGCGCCCCGGAGCGCTACCGCGGCGAGAGCGAGCCCCTCGACCCGGTCGCCGGACACATCCCCGGAGCCCGCAACCTTCCGACACTGCGACACCTCGATGAGCACGGCCGACTCCGCGACCGGGACAGCGTGCTCGCGACGCTCGCCGAAGCCGGGATCGCCGAGGACACGCCGGTCGCGGCCTACTGCGGATCCGGCATCACGGCGGCGCACACCGCACTGGTCCTGCACGAGGTCGGGATCCCCGCGAAGGTCTACCCCGGCTCCTGGAGCCAGTGGTCGAACACCCCGGGGCGGCCGGTCGCGACGGGCGATCAGCCGGGCTGA
- a CDS encoding acyl-CoA synthetase: MSAPARAFTLRHVQLLRALFAAVAALMITFSSDHSAPIGLAVFSGFALVTALVHVLAAWLVLPAGSRWPAILLAVVSVIAGMASGVPAWRTDDMFFIVLVAWGLLSGGIELLAGIRARRAGGTLATDAITVGALGVLLAIVLLLIPSGFVQEYTIDKAGTFELSGIILGVGMFGGYAAIVAVFLGIAGLTPKRADADDVAAAPENDAAPVEHGGER; this comes from the coding sequence ATGTCTGCCCCTGCTCGCGCGTTCACTCTGCGCCACGTGCAACTGCTGCGCGCGCTGTTCGCCGCCGTCGCCGCCCTGATGATCACCTTCTCGTCGGACCACTCCGCGCCGATCGGGCTGGCCGTGTTCAGCGGCTTCGCACTGGTCACCGCGCTCGTCCACGTGCTCGCCGCGTGGCTCGTGCTCCCCGCCGGGTCGCGCTGGCCGGCGATCCTCCTGGCCGTCGTGAGCGTGATCGCCGGGATGGCCAGCGGTGTTCCCGCCTGGCGCACGGACGACATGTTCTTCATCGTCCTCGTCGCGTGGGGGCTGCTCAGCGGCGGCATCGAGCTGCTCGCCGGCATCCGTGCCCGCCGTGCCGGGGGCACCCTCGCGACAGACGCCATCACCGTCGGGGCACTGGGAGTGCTGCTGGCCATCGTCCTGCTGCTGATCCCGTCGGGATTCGTGCAGGAGTACACGATCGACAAGGCGGGCACGTTCGAACTGTCGGGCATCATCCTCGGCGTCGGGATGTTCGGAGGGTACGCGGCCATCGTCGCCGTGTTCCTGGGCATCGCCGGCCTCACCCCGAAGCGCGCGGACGCCGATGACGTCGCTGCCGCCCCCGAGAACGACGCGGCTCCTGTGGAGCACGGAGGAGAGCGATGA
- a CDS encoding low molecular weight protein-tyrosine-phosphatase: protein MTARDPFRVIFVCTGNICRSPMAEVVFRDLADRQGLGSRIVSRSAGTGDWHLGERADHRTIDSLARRGYDGSQHRARQFTAATFAENDLVVALDRTHERILREWARDEDEDGKVTLLLAFDPDASTQDVPDPYYAGPEMFDSVLGMIETATRGLFRQLEPALRLPRPPRTFGASSGGLP, encoded by the coding sequence GTGACAGCCCGAGATCCCTTCCGCGTGATCTTCGTCTGCACGGGCAACATCTGCCGCTCCCCCATGGCCGAGGTCGTCTTCCGGGACCTCGCCGACCGCCAGGGGCTCGGGTCCCGGATCGTGTCGCGGAGCGCCGGCACCGGTGATTGGCATCTCGGGGAACGCGCCGACCACCGCACCATCGACTCGCTCGCCCGCCGCGGCTACGACGGTTCGCAGCACCGCGCGCGGCAGTTCACCGCCGCGACCTTCGCCGAGAACGACCTCGTCGTGGCCCTCGACCGCACGCACGAACGGATCCTCCGCGAGTGGGCGAGGGACGAGGACGAAGACGGCAAGGTGACCCTCCTGCTCGCGTTCGACCCGGACGCCTCGACGCAGGACGTCCCCGACCCCTACTACGCGGGCCCGGAGATGTTCGATTCCGTGCTCGGTATGATCGAGACGGCGACTCGCGGCTTGTTCCGCCAGCTCGAACCGGCCCTGCGCCTGCCCCGCCCGCCCCGAACCTTCGGGGCCTCATCAGGAGGACTCCCCTGA
- a CDS encoding MFS transporter, with protein MTASVDRASIGLRSERGPILGALMLATGLIAIDATILATAVPSIVRDLGSYQQFPWLFSVYLLAQAVSVPIYSRFADTVGRKPIILLGIALFLLGSILCGFAWSMPALIAFRVIQGLGAGAVAPMSMTIVGDIYTVAERAKVQGYVASVWAISSVVGPALGGIFAQLDAWRWIFWINIPLCLVAGWMLLRTYREEKQTQRHSIDYGGAVLLTIGLTALILGMLEGGNAWAWLSLPSALCFGIGIVALVAFGFVERRVAEPIVDLRLVTRRLILTTTIVSLGIGALMLGVTSFAPAYLEGSIGIAPLLSGLAVAALTLGWPLAAANAGRLYLRIGFRRTTLIGMSITTLAAIALAAVAPWPNPFVVAGVAFLLGFGLGWSAAPTLIAAQASVGWGERGAVTGMNAFARSAGSAVGVAVFGAISNTVIAQGAGPDDPGTIIHASVWVFVAVAVTAVLTLTAAAFMPKDRVEEHSGESRS; from the coding sequence GTGACTGCCTCCGTCGATCGCGCCTCCATCGGACTCCGATCGGAACGGGGACCCATCCTCGGCGCGCTCATGCTCGCCACCGGCCTCATCGCGATCGACGCCACCATCCTGGCGACGGCGGTGCCCAGCATCGTCCGGGATCTCGGCAGCTACCAGCAGTTTCCCTGGCTCTTCTCGGTCTACCTGCTCGCGCAGGCGGTGAGCGTCCCGATCTACTCGCGGTTCGCGGACACCGTGGGCCGGAAGCCGATCATCCTCCTGGGCATCGCGCTCTTCCTGCTCGGGTCCATCCTGTGTGGGTTCGCCTGGAGCATGCCCGCGCTCATCGCCTTCCGTGTCATCCAGGGGCTCGGCGCCGGTGCGGTCGCGCCGATGTCGATGACGATCGTCGGGGACATCTACACGGTCGCAGAACGCGCGAAGGTACAGGGGTACGTCGCCAGCGTCTGGGCGATCTCGTCCGTCGTCGGGCCGGCGCTCGGCGGCATCTTCGCCCAGCTCGACGCATGGCGGTGGATCTTCTGGATCAACATCCCGCTGTGCCTCGTCGCCGGGTGGATGCTGCTGCGGACCTATCGGGAGGAGAAGCAGACGCAGCGGCACAGCATCGACTACGGCGGAGCCGTGCTGCTCACCATCGGGCTCACCGCGCTCATCCTCGGGATGCTCGAGGGCGGCAACGCGTGGGCATGGCTGTCCCTGCCGAGCGCCCTCTGCTTCGGGATCGGGATCGTCGCGTTGGTCGCCTTCGGGTTCGTCGAGCGCCGCGTCGCGGAGCCGATCGTCGATCTGCGCCTCGTGACGCGTCGGCTCATCCTCACGACGACCATCGTGTCGCTCGGCATCGGGGCGCTCATGCTCGGCGTGACGAGCTTCGCCCCGGCCTACCTCGAGGGCTCCATCGGCATCGCTCCGCTGCTCTCCGGTCTCGCGGTCGCTGCACTCACGCTCGGCTGGCCTTTGGCGGCGGCGAACGCCGGGCGCCTGTACCTGCGCATCGGCTTCCGCCGCACGACGCTGATCGGCATGAGCATCACGACGCTCGCCGCGATCGCTCTCGCGGCGGTCGCCCCGTGGCCGAATCCGTTCGTGGTCGCCGGCGTCGCGTTCCTGCTCGGCTTCGGGCTCGGGTGGAGCGCAGCGCCGACCCTGATCGCGGCGCAGGCCTCGGTCGGCTGGGGTGAGCGCGGAGCGGTGACCGGGATGAACGCGTTCGCGCGCTCCGCGGGAAGCGCCGTGGGTGTCGCCGTGTTCGGCGCCATCTCCAACACGGTCATCGCGCAGGGCGCCGGGCCCGACGACCCCGGCACGATCATCCACGCGTCGGTCTGGGTGTTCGTCGCGGTCGCCGTGACCGCCGTGCTCACCCTGACCGCGGCCGCGTTCATGCCGAAGGACAGGGTCGAGGAACACTCGGGAGAGTCGCGCTCCTAG
- the ribA gene encoding GTP cyclohydrolase II — protein sequence MIETSTVAAERTRVRVPLRFADGFATTADVVTFDGLVDGREHLLLGLGDWQGALARGADGGDAPLVRPHSECLTGDVFGSERCDCGPQLREAVERIADEGGFLLYLRQEGRGIGLYAKLDAYALQDAGLDTYEANVALGHGEDERDYTVAAQMLRAMGVDSIRLLSNNPDKAAQLDALGVRVAERVRTEVHLSEANTRYLQAKRDHTAHTIDLTAA from the coding sequence ATGATTGAAACTTCAACGGTCGCCGCCGAGCGCACCCGTGTGCGCGTGCCCCTGCGCTTCGCGGACGGGTTCGCGACGACGGCCGACGTGGTGACGTTCGACGGTCTCGTGGACGGACGCGAGCACCTCCTGCTCGGCCTCGGCGACTGGCAGGGCGCGTTGGCCCGCGGGGCGGACGGCGGCGACGCTCCCCTCGTCCGTCCTCACAGCGAGTGCCTCACGGGCGACGTCTTCGGCTCGGAGCGCTGCGACTGCGGGCCGCAGCTGCGGGAGGCCGTCGAGCGCATCGCCGACGAGGGCGGCTTCCTCCTCTACCTGCGCCAGGAGGGTCGCGGCATCGGCCTCTACGCCAAGCTCGACGCCTACGCGCTGCAGGACGCGGGCCTCGACACGTACGAGGCGAACGTCGCACTCGGCCACGGCGAGGACGAACGGGACTACACGGTCGCCGCGCAGATGCTGCGGGCCATGGGCGTGGACAGCATCCGTCTGCTCAGCAACAACCCGGACAAGGCCGCCCAGCTCGACGCCCTCGGCGTCCGCGTCGCGGAGCGCGTCCGCACCGAGGTGCACCTGTCCGAGGCGAACACGCGCT